From Streptomyces sp. HUAS MG91, the proteins below share one genomic window:
- the rpsL gene encoding 30S ribosomal protein S12 — protein MPTIQQLVRKGRQDKVEKNKTPALEGSPQRRGVCTRVFTTTPKKPNSALRKVARVRLTSGIEVTAYIPGEGHNLQEHSIVLVRGGRVKDLPGVRYKIIRGSLDTQGVKNRKQARSRYGAKKEK, from the coding sequence GTGCCTACGATCCAGCAGCTGGTCCGGAAGGGCCGGCAGGACAAGGTCGAGAAGAACAAGACGCCCGCACTCGAGGGTTCGCCCCAGCGTCGTGGCGTCTGCACGCGTGTGTTCACGACCACCCCGAAGAAGCCGAACTCGGCCCTCCGTAAGGTCGCGCGTGTGCGTCTGACCAGCGGCATCGAGGTCACGGCCTACATCCCGGGTGAGGGACACAACCTGCAGGAGCACTCCATCGTGCTCGTGCGCGGTGGCCGTGTGAAGGACCTGCCCGGTGTTCGTTACAAGATCATCCGCGGTTCGCTCGACACCCAGGGTGTCAAGAACCGCAAGCAGGCCCGCAGCCGCTACGGCGCCAAGAAGGAGAAGTAA